From Candidatus Xianfuyuplasma coldseepsis:
CTTCACTAACGACATCAACTTGTTTGCGTTCTAATTCAGCAACAATCTCATCAAACTCTTCACTATCATCACTGACGTATTTTAGGATTTCCTTTACAGCAAGGTATCCTTTCACTTTACTAATGTCCACTAGTTCTTGTATTATTTTCTCTTTATCCATCGATTCTCCTCCTTAAGTTTTAAATCGCGGTATTCAGCTAATTTTATTTTTTCTTGTATGGTTGGTGCAACTCGTATTTCTTCATTCCATTGTTCAATTTGAATCGTTTTTAAGTAGTCATTTAACACGTTTTTAAAATCTAGATATTCTTTGGCATCTAATGTAATTCCTTTGTATCGTACTTTGGACTCGTAAAAATGACGTTGTTCATCATTTAACTGTTGTTCAAAGTCCACAATTGAAATTTCTTTCACAGCATCAGAATCCAAATTGAAATACATATCTTCAATCATCATGCGTAAATCTCGAACCATATCGGAAATATAGAACATACCATTAAATTCACGATTGAAGTCTTCTACATACTTATAACTATCCAAAAAATAATTCAAGATATATCGCTCTGCTACTTCGTATTTCGAATCAATAGGAACACGTCTAATCTGACGTTTTGTAATGTTTTTAATGTTGCGTTTCGTGTATTGTTCAAAGTCCTGACGAATCGATTCTACACTGATTTTTGTATCCTGTGCCAAACGCTTAATATACGTTTCGATAATCGTATGTGATGTATTTTTAATTAAATCAAATACGGTTTTCTTAAATCGTTCAATGTCCAACATTTTCGTAAAATCAATATCCATGTTGTTTTTCAAATAATTGAACTCAATAATATCAATCCAACCATCATTAATTACCGATAATAGTTTATCCGTACCATATTTCTGAATATAATCATCGGGATCCATTCGATCCGGTAAGACGACAATCTTAATCTCTAATCCTTCATTTTGACATAGATTAATTGCCCGTGATGTGGCTTCAATTCCAGCGGGGTCCCCATCGTAACAAATCGTAATCTGCTTTGTATATTTACGAATGAGTTGAACTTGCTCTTTTGTAAATGAAGTTCCCATTGATGCAACACTTTCGGTTATACCACTTCGATGTGCGGCAATGACATCCATGTATCCTTCAAACAAGACAACGCGATTGTGCTTCTGAATCGCCGGGATCGCATTGTGTAAATTAAACAATACGGAGCTTTTGGTAAATACAGTCGTTTGGGGACTGTTGATGTATTTTGGTTGGGTATCGCTAGATGCTTGGTAAACCCGTCCTGAAAACGCCACTACACGTCCTCGTTCGTCTTTTATCGGAATGATAATCCGATTGCGAAAGAGGTCATAAAAACGATCATTTTGGCCTTCTTTTGTCAAGCCGAGATCGTGTAAATCAGATAATAATATGCCTTTTGCCGATAATGTTTTGGTTAAAACATCGTAATCTCCCGGTGCTAAACCGATATCAAACTGGCGTATAATCTCTTGATCAATGCCCCGATCCAAAAGGTATTGTTGCGCCTGTAAACCTTGCTTTGTATTCGATAAATACAATTTATAGAAATGGAGTGCATCAAGATTAATTTCATAATAACGTTTGTGGGGATCGTCTTTCTTAAAATCCCCAAAATCCAAGTTCATGTTCGCTCGATCCGCTAAGGATTCAACAGCCTCGACAAAACTCAGTTGATTGATTTTTTGAACAAAGGTAATCGCATCCCCGGTTTCACCACAGGAAAAGCAATGATAGAACTGCTTGTCTGGTTCCACGGAGAAGGAGGGGGTTTTCTCACTGTGAAAAGGGCATAAGCCAAAATAACTCTTTCCTTGTTTTGAAAGAGTTACGGTTTCGCCAATGAGATCGACAATGTCGGTTTTGGCCAAGATTTCTTTGATGGTAGCATCTTGGATTTTTGGCATGTGTCCTCCTAGTATTTCAATTGTTCACGTAAATACGGTATTAATTCCTCTTTGGTTAACGTCACCTGTTCCATCGAGTCACGATGGCGTACTGTAAACGTTTTGTTGTTGATTGAATCGTCATCTACCGTTACAACAAAAGGCGTTCCTATGGCATCCTGACGTCGATACCGACGACCAATCTTTCCGGATTCATCATAGGTTACCATCCATTCGTTAGATAAATAGTCCAACATATCTTCGGCTGCTTCTTTATGATATTTCTTAATCAATGGTAATACCGCAACTTGATACGGTGCGAGATGAGGTGCTAGTTGTAAGTTAATTCGTGTCTCCCCGTTGTCCAATGTTTCTTCTTGATAAGCAGATGATAATATTGCTAAGAACAATCGTTCTACACCAAGAGATGGCTCAATGACATATGGGAGATACTTTTCATTGGTGATGGGGTCCAGATATTCTAAGTTTTGGCTGGAATACTCTTGATGTTGTTTTAAATCGTAATCGGTCCGTGATGCAATACCCCATAACTCATCAAAACCCCAAGGGAATTGAAACTCAATATCCGTTGTCGCATTGGAATAATGGGATAACTGCTCTGGTAAGTGATCGCGAAGTCGAATGTCTTGATCTCTTAATCCAAGGGATAATAGAAATTGATGAGATGTATTTTTCCAATAGTCAAACCACTCCAACTCAGTCCCTGGTTTACAAAAAAATTCCAACTCCATTTGTTCAAATTCACGGGTCCTAAAAATGAAATTACCTGGGGTGATTTCATTGCGGAAAGACTTCCCGATTTGGCCAATCCCAAACGGGACTTTTTTACGACTCGTTCGTTGGATATGTTTAAAATTCAAAAAGATTCCTTGCGCCGTTTCCGGTCGCAAATAGATATCACTTGTACTATCAGTTGTAACCCCTTGAGAGGTTTTAAACATCAAATTAAATTGACGAATATCGGTATAGGATAAGGCACCACAATTGGGACATACGATGTGTTCATCAATGATGTATTGCATCATTTTATCATTGCTCCAACCATCGGCGTTAACCGCACCTTGGGTATGCTCCTCGATTAATTTATCGGCACGATGTCTCGTATTACATTGTTTACAATCGGTTAATGGATCACTGAATCCTCCAACATGGCCGCTGGCCTCCCACACTTTTGGATTGAGGAGAATTGAGCTGTCCAATCCAACATTGAGATTGCCTTCTTGAATAAACTTCTTCCACCACGATTGTTTGATGTTATTCTTTAACAATACACCAAGTGGTCCATAATCCCATGTATTGGCTAACCCACCATATATTTCGCTTCCTTGGAATACAAAACCATAATTCTTAGCGTAATTCACTAATTCTTCCATTGATATTTTGTTCATAGATGCCTCCTAAATCCTATTTTGGACATAATTATGCAGTTTATATTATACCATACTATCAAAAAAAAGAGGTATCCTCTTTTCAGTATTTTTTAATTTGCTTTAATATCGTTCGACTTTTCGAATGATAACCAACAAACTCATCGTATAACGCATCGATGATGTGTCGGATTAGAATGCGATAGTTCCCTTCGATATCAGGTATATTATTCATTGTAATATCGATATAATACAAATCTTTTAACCATTGATACACGTCTTTTTCATAGCCGATTTGTATTCCTTCCAAATGATGGTTACAAATCAATCCACCACTACTGATGTGGAACACCAGATGGTCCATGTTCCCACAAATAACACAGTTATTAAAATGAAGTCCTGTCCCTAGAAAATATAACAGTTTTAGCTCGACGATAAATGATAAAACTTCCGGATCGCTTTCTCGGTTCATTTTGTCAAACACTTTTTGGAGGAACTGAAACATTTTCTCATGATCGCTATCCTCTGGGATCGTATTGCGCACCAATTCTAAGATATGATTCATATAGGTGTATGCGATGATATCTTGTTTAATGTGTTCATAGTCCTCGATGAGTTCTCCATCTTTTAATATGGGAAATGAGGACTTTGATAAAGAACAACGAATGACCGTTCCATTTTGACTTAAGAAGCGGTTGACGTTGTTCAATTTTTTAACACCATGAGCAATGACACTTGCGTGTCCACTTGGTGTATATAGATAGAGAATTTTACTACTATCTTTGTAATCAATTTGATGCAGGACAATGGCAATGGTGTCCATAGTTCTCACCTACAACTCTTCGGTATACCCATAATTGCGCAAGTGAAAGTCTTTATTACGCCAATCTTTTACAACTTTCACATGTAAATCAAGGAAAATTTTATTTCCAAGTAAGTGGAGGATATCTTGACGTGCCAGTGTTCCAATTTGTTTGATCATGCGCCCGTTTTTACCTATGATAATACCTTTTTGGCTAGGCCGCTCAACAATAATCGAAGCATGAATATTGATTAACCGTGGATTGGTCGTATCATATTCCATTTGATCAATCAGACACATCACACTATGGGGAATTTCTTCCTTTGTTAATAATAGTACTTTCTCACGTACCAATTCACTGATTATAAACTTTTCCGGATGATCGGTAATCATATCATCGGGGTAGTATTTGGGACCTTCTGGAAGTTCTTGTTTAATATCGTCTAGCAATCGTTCAACATTATCCCCACGAAGTGCACTAATACTAAAAATTCCTTTGAAGTTATACGCTTGTTTGAATCGATCAATATTCTGTTTCAATCCTGCAATATTCGTTGTTAAGTCCGCTTTGTTAACAATTAAGAAGACGGGTACCTTTACCCGCTGCAACTCATTGATGATAAATTCATCACCACCACCAAAGGATTGATTCCCATCGGTCATATACAAAATTAAATCGACACTGGATAATGTATTGATCGCTTCTTTTGTCATAAATACCCCAAGTTTGTGATGCGGCTTGTGAATTCCGGGTGTATCGATAAATATGATTTGGGCATCATCGGTGGTATAAATCCCCGATATGTTATTTCGTGTC
This genomic window contains:
- the dnaG gene encoding DNA primase — translated: MPKIQDATIKEILAKTDIVDLIGETVTLSKQGKSYFGLCPFHSEKTPSFSVEPDKQFYHCFSCGETGDAITFVQKINQLSFVEAVESLADRANMNLDFGDFKKDDPHKRYYEINLDALHFYKLYLSNTKQGLQAQQYLLDRGIDQEIIRQFDIGLAPGDYDVLTKTLSAKGILLSDLHDLGLTKEGQNDRFYDLFRNRIIIPIKDERGRVVAFSGRVYQASSDTQPKYINSPQTTVFTKSSVLFNLHNAIPAIQKHNRVVLFEGYMDVIAAHRSGITESVASMGTSFTKEQVQLIRKYTKQITICYDGDPAGIEATSRAINLCQNEGLEIKIVVLPDRMDPDDYIQKYGTDKLLSVINDGWIDIIEFNYLKNNMDIDFTKMLDIERFKKTVFDLIKNTSHTIIETYIKRLAQDTKISVESIRQDFEQYTKRNIKNITKRQIRRVPIDSKYEVAERYILNYFLDSYKYVEDFNREFNGMFYISDMVRDLRMMIEDMYFNLDSDAVKEISIVDFEQQLNDEQRHFYESKVRYKGITLDAKEYLDFKNVLNDYLKTIQIEQWNEEIRVAPTIQEKIKLAEYRDLKLKEENRWIKRK
- a CDS encoding glycine--tRNA ligase → MNKISMEELVNYAKNYGFVFQGSEIYGGLANTWDYGPLGVLLKNNIKQSWWKKFIQEGNLNVGLDSSILLNPKVWEASGHVGGFSDPLTDCKQCNTRHRADKLIEEHTQGAVNADGWSNDKMMQYIIDEHIVCPNCGALSYTDIRQFNLMFKTSQGVTTDSTSDIYLRPETAQGIFLNFKHIQRTSRKKVPFGIGQIGKSFRNEITPGNFIFRTREFEQMELEFFCKPGTELEWFDYWKNTSHQFLLSLGLRDQDIRLRDHLPEQLSHYSNATTDIEFQFPWGFDELWGIASRTDYDLKQHQEYSSQNLEYLDPITNEKYLPYVIEPSLGVERLFLAILSSAYQEETLDNGETRINLQLAPHLAPYQVAVLPLIKKYHKEAAEDMLDYLSNEWMVTYDESGKIGRRYRRQDAIGTPFVVTVDDDSINNKTFTVRHRDSMEQVTLTKEELIPYLREQLKY
- the recO gene encoding DNA repair protein RecO is translated as MDTIAIVLHQIDYKDSSKILYLYTPSGHASVIAHGVKKLNNVNRFLSQNGTVIRCSLSKSSFPILKDGELIEDYEHIKQDIIAYTYMNHILELVRNTIPEDSDHEKMFQFLQKVFDKMNRESDPEVLSFIVELKLLYFLGTGLHFNNCVICGNMDHLVFHISSGGLICNHHLEGIQIGYEKDVYQWLKDLYYIDITMNNIPDIEGNYRILIRHIIDALYDEFVGYHSKSRTILKQIKKY
- the era gene encoding GTPase Era translates to MFRSGFVTIIGRPNVGKSTFLNHVLGQKVTIISDKPQTTRNNISGIYTTDDAQIIFIDTPGIHKPHHKLGVFMTKEAINTLSSVDLILYMTDGNQSFGGGDEFIINELQRVKVPVFLIVNKADLTTNIAGLKQNIDRFKQAYNFKGIFSISALRGDNVERLLDDIKQELPEGPKYYPDDMITDHPEKFIISELVREKVLLLTKEEIPHSVMCLIDQMEYDTTNPRLINIHASIIVERPSQKGIIIGKNGRMIKQIGTLARQDILHLLGNKIFLDLHVKVVKDWRNKDFHLRNYGYTEEL